The genome window TTCATTATCCTCAGTTAATTGTATGGAATAATCATAATTTTTAATTATATGTGATGATTCAGAGAAATTTTTTTCTTCCCATTCCATATCAACTTTCAGGTTCTTTCTTATATTATCAATATCTGGATCAAATGAAGAAATTTCTTTCAGTAAATCTGTTCCTAATTCACTAAAAAAAGCTCCAATAACCATATTGAGTTTTTCCATCATCATGGCCTTTTCTTTGTTGCTTATAACTCTTTCTATAACTAAAACTAAGATTAAAGCTTCTAAGGGAATGAATGCTAGGTCTATTCCAATGTAAAAGAAAACTGACTTGGCGTCGTGAAAAATCATATATACACAAAAATAGATCATGCTAGATATTAAAATTAAAACCAAGCCTGTTTTTATCTCCCAATTTAAATTTTTAAGTGAGCTCATGATATCTCCAGTTTTATAGTTCTTTTAAATATTTATGGATTAATTAAACAGTATAAATAATGGCTATGGGGTTTTGAGAGAACATCATGGTTCCGCGATCAATTATACGTCCTTTAGAGATATTTACTTCAATTATTTCCACTTCAAAACCTAATTCTTTAAGTTTTGATATGGATTGTGTTTTAGTTTCCATTAAAATTGCAGTAACTATTATTCTGCCGCCAGGATTCAGTTTTGTGTTGGCTTTTTCAATTATGGAATATAAATCTCCTCCACTTCCACCAATCATCAAAATGTCAAATTTTGTTATTGAATTAAGGACACTAAGAGCATCTTTTTCAAACAATTTTACATTATCTATAAGTTCATGTTCTAAAAGATTCTCTCTAGTTAGTTTAACTGCGTTTGGATTTTTATCAATTGAATAAACTTGTTTTGATCTTTTTGCAAACTCTAAAGTCAAACCACCAGTTCCACATCCTATTTCTACTACAATATCATCTTTTTTTACTTTAGATTTACAAATTACAAGACATCTTATTTCTTCTTTGGTGGGACCAGGCACATCAGAGTTTGTTTTAAAATCTGAATCTCTAAACATATTTTAACCTTTAGATTTTAATATTTATTTAATAGTGTAATTGATTTAATAAATGGGAATATCAATATCCTAAAATAATGAGTAAATATGGATTTTTTATTTCAATTAAGATATTATATTTGCTTAATTAAAGAAAAAATTTAAAAAGATAATATGGATTTTTTATTATTTGATTTCATTACCGCTCCAGCGATTAAAAAGGTCATGATCAATTTCCAGAACATCTAAAACTTTTCCAGCAATAAAATTAGTTATATCATCTAAATTTTTAGGTTTATGGTAAAATCCCGGCATTGCAGGAAGAATTACTCCCCCTTCCTTACTAATTTTTAACATATTCTCCAAATGGACAGAACGCAGTGGTGTTTCACGAGGAACAAGAACTAATTTTCTTCTTTCTTTCAATGATACATCTGCAGCCCGGGTAACGGCATTATTTGCATAGCCGTGAGCAATTGCAGAGAGAGTTTTCATGGTACAAGGAACAATTACCATACTTTCAAAAAGACAGGAACCACTATTGATAGAAGCAGTAAGGTCATTTGATTCGTAATAATAAGTTGCAATATTTTTTAGATCTTCCAGTTGTATTCCTAATTCATAATCTAAAATAAGCTTAGCAGGTTCAGTAACAACTAGTCCAGTTTCTTTTCCACACTTTTTAAGAGATTCTAACACTTTTAAACCGTATGCAACACCACTTGCACCAGTTATGGCAACGATAATCATTTTATCACTTTTTTAAATTAATTTTTTTTATTCATATCTTAATTTTCAGTATTTAACTTACATTATACTATTATAAAACTTTTATAATGGACTTATTAGTCGCATTTGTTTGTCATGTCTGTTTTTTTGTTCAGGTAAGTTCAAATAATCGTAAAAATTGAAATCATGTAATTTTGATGTGTGTTCTTCAGGAACGTAAAGACAAAGATCCGCATGATTAAATCTAGCATCTCTTAAAGCGCCCACAATGCTGGATATTTCACTTAATTTTATTATAGCATCTCCCACAGATACTAAAGTTCTCATTTCATCAAATGATGGATATTCTGGCATGTTTATAATTAAATAATCTTCAGGAATATCTTTATCTTCAGCAATTTCTTTTTCAGCTTTTTTTAGCTCTTTCCTTTTAATCTTAAATGCCTGTTGTGGATCTTCAAGATCACTTAGTTTTAGAGAACTTATATTTTTTAATAAGTCCCGATTGTCTAATTTGTGCATCATCTCTCCTATGAAACCTTCCTGGCCTCTGGAAAGTGTAATTATATCTGCATCATCGTATTGGTATATGTTTTTGGTGTCAATTTCTTTTTTTTCAATTAATTTTCTCAAACAACGTCTAAACATAGCATTAACAATTCGAGTAGTATGGTGTTGATAAACACTGGGATACATGAAATAACGTGCTAATAGCGTTGACTCTGCTGCTTGAACTCCTTTTTTATCAAGTACTAGATTATTTTCTAGTTTCATATTATAAATGAGTCTTTCTATGTCTATTATTCCGTATGCAACACCAGTATAATGTGAATCACGTAACAGATAGTCCATTCTATCTACATCAAGTTCTCCAGATATGGCCTGACCTAATACTGTTTTCCCATTTATTATATCAATTATTTGATTAATATCAAATTCTTCAGACAGTAATTCTCCAAGACTTGAGTTTTTGATGACCCTAGCAGTTAAAACTTCATGCTTTTCATCTAAAACTGCTTCAGAAACGTGAGAAAAGGGCCCATGTCCAGTATCATGTAAAAGGGCACATGCTCTTAAAATTCTTTTTTTCTCATTATCTAACTTTAAATGATCAGCTAATCTAGAAGCAAGATACATGGTTCCAATGGAATGCTCAAAACGTGAATGATTTGCACCGGGATAAATTAAATTGGTAAATCCTAATTGCTTTATTCTTCTTAATCTTTGTATCTGTGGAGTATCAACTAATTTAAGCTCAAAATCGTCAATCTGGAGATTGCCATGAACACTATCCCTTATAAACTTCAAATTAAACCCCCAATATGGATTTGCTAATTATTTGCAGTTAAATATGTAATTAATAAAGATTAATTGGCTATTTTTAATAAATCTAATTGATAAAATTTATTTAAATCCGGCTTAATTTAAATTTAAAATATTAACCACCAGACATTATAATATTAGTGCCTTTATTACTTTGTTCATCTTTTTGAAAGTCCAGATCAAATTTTGTTCTTTCAATAACTTCTTTTAATGCATCTAAAGTTTCGTGACGGTGTGCACCGGCCACAACAACTAAAAATAAAGGATCTCCTATGTAAAATTCACCTAAATAATGTACTACTGCTATTTCTGTAACTGAATATTTGTCTTTAACTTCTCTAACAATTGATTCCAGACCTTTTTGGGTTTCAGTAATATTGGGAGTACTTAATATTAGCTTTTTAACTTCTAAATCCTTTTCTTTTCCCCTCACTATTCCTTCAAAGGAAAATATTGCCCCGGATTCATCAATATATGGACTTTTTTTAACTTGATCAATGAGATCAGATATATTGATCTGCTCTTCGTCTTTTTTAATAATTTTAACTAGCATAAAATCCTCTTTAAATGTCTTTATAATCTTTAATATCAGATAATATTAGGTTTTTAATAATCCGATTATTTTGAGTTAATATAATTAATCATATTTGCCATCTTTTTATTATTTTTCACTTACTTCTTTTTTGGCTAGATGTTTTATTCGCTCTAGACCGTCAATTTCACTTATGGCTTCTATTACTGAACTCGGAACAAGTGATTCCCAATCCTCTCCATTAAGCATTCTTTTCCGGACTTCAGTGCCAGATAAAGTATCTCTATAAAACAATGGTGGTGTGGTAACCTGGTAACCTTCTTCCAGGAATAAACGTTGAACTAGAGGATTTCCAGTGTATATTTTCTCAAAAGGTGGAGTTAACATCTTAATATGTGCCACCCACACAGAATTACAAGCTATATCTTGAATTGGTAATATGTAATATTTGGAAGCGTGAATTCCATCCTCACTTAATGCTTTGGTCAGCATCATTACTCGCTCTCCACCAGTAAAAGGATCTTTTAAAGTGTGACTCAGCTGAGCACTTCCTATGCAAATAATAACTTCATCTACTTCTTCTAGTATCCTTTTTACAACCTGAAGATGGCCTTGATGAACTGGTTGCATTCTACCTACGAGTAATCCCCTCATTTAATCACCAAATTAATTTTATTAATTCTATTTATTCACTTTCTATTAATTAAGATTTTTTAATTAGAAACCAAGAATTATTTAATAAAACTCATATCTATTAGGAACATTAATTGATTATTTGAATTTTAGAATGGAATTAAAGAAATGGAATAATCATATCATATACTTTTAAGTGTATAATCATAGAAAAAGAATTTCATTGTATTTAAAATATATTCACATAATACACAGGTTATATCCATATTTGATTTCTTAAAAAATTTTAAAGAAGTATTTTATAAAATTAAGATTAATGCACGTTTATTTACGGATTAATAATATATTGGTGATACACATGATTGAAATTGAAAATCTTTCAAAAACTTATAAAATGGATAATGGAGCTGAAATTAAGGCCTTAGATAATATCAATCTTAAAGTTGAATCTGGTGAAATATTAGGAATAATTGGGATGAGTGGGTCTGGTAAAACCACTCTTTTGAGGATTTTAAGAGGCGTAGAGCCATTTGATGAG of Methanobacteriales archaeon HGW-Methanobacteriales-1 contains these proteins:
- a CDS encoding aromatic acid decarboxylase; amino-acid sequence: MIIVAITGASGVAYGLKVLESLKKCGKETGLVVTEPAKLILDYELGIQLEDLKNIATYYYESNDLTASINSGSCLFESMVIVPCTMKTLSAIAHGYANNAVTRAADVSLKERRKLVLVPRETPLRSVHLENMLKISKEGGVILPAMPGFYHKPKNLDDITNFIAGKVLDVLEIDHDLFNRWSGNEIK
- a CDS encoding phosphodiesterase; this translates as MKFIRDSVHGNLQIDDFELKLVDTPQIQRLRRIKQLGFTNLIYPGANHSRFEHSIGTMYLASRLADHLKLDNEKKRILRACALLHDTGHGPFSHVSEAVLDEKHEVLTARVIKNSSLGELLSEEFDINQIIDIINGKTVLGQAISGELDVDRMDYLLRDSHYTGVAYGIIDIERLIYNMKLENNLVLDKKGVQAAESTLLARYFMYPSVYQHHTTRIVNAMFRRCLRKLIEKKEIDTKNIYQYDDADIITLSRGQEGFIGEMMHKLDNRDLLKNISSLKLSDLEDPQQAFKIKRKELKKAEKEIAEDKDIPEDYLIINMPEYPSFDEMRTLVSVGDAIIKLSEISSIVGALRDARFNHADLCLYVPEEHTSKLHDFNFYDYLNLPEQKNRHDKQMRLISPL
- the cbiT gene encoding precorrin-6Y C5,15-methyltransferase (decarboxylating) subunit CbiT yields the protein MFRDSDFKTNSDVPGPTKEEIRCLVICKSKVKKDDIVVEIGCGTGGLTLEFAKRSKQVYSIDKNPNAVKLTRENLLEHELIDNVKLFEKDALSVLNSITKFDILMIGGSGGDLYSIIEKANTKLNPGGRIIVTAILMETKTQSISKLKELGFEVEIIEVNISKGRIIDRGTMMFSQNPIAIIYTV
- a CDS encoding molybdenum cofactor biosynthesis protein MoaE, with protein sequence MLVKIIKKDEEQINISDLIDQVKKSPYIDESGAIFSFEGIVRGKEKDLEVKKLILSTPNITETQKGLESIVREVKDKYSVTEIAVVHYLGEFYIGDPLFLVVVAGAHRHETLDALKEVIERTKFDLDFQKDEQSNKGTNIIMSGG
- a CDS encoding nicotinamide-nucleotide adenylyltransferase, with product MRGLLVGRMQPVHQGHLQVVKRILEEVDEVIICIGSAQLSHTLKDPFTGGERVMMLTKALSEDGIHASKYYILPIQDIACNSVWVAHIKMLTPPFEKIYTGNPLVQRLFLEEGYQVTTPPLFYRDTLSGTEVRKRMLNGEDWESLVPSSVIEAISEIDGLERIKHLAKKEVSEK